In Caproiciproducens sp. NJN-50, the following are encoded in one genomic region:
- a CDS encoding DNA polymerase III subunit alpha, with the protein MFVHLHVHSEYSLLDGACRIEKLVETAAERGAPAVAVTDHGVMYGAVDFYKAAKKRGIKPIIGCEVYVAQRTRFDRVHGLDSEHRHLVLLCENNIGYQNLIALVSRSWTEGFYSKPRVDLDLLRQYHEGLIALSACLAGEIPRDLTAGDYDAAKAAALRYEEIFGHGNFYLELQDHGLREQKLINPSIRQISRETGIPLILTNDCHYIRPQDSEMHRILLCIQTNHTVEDKDGMEFGSDQFYFKTEEEMRSLFPDCPEAADNTVKIAERCNVEFEFGKTKLPRFETPDGQDNVVYFREKCREGLHRHYGEHPEKSVSDRLEYELETIEKMGYVNYYLIVHDFVRHAKETGIPVGPGRGSGAGSLAAYCIGITGIDPIKYDLLFERFLNPERVSMPDFDIDFSDERRSEMIDYVVNKYGADHVAQIVTFGTMAARGSIRDVGRAMAIPYAQVDAVAKLVPSELNITLDKALQVSSEFRQKYDTDPQVRALIDMARQLEGMPRNASTHAAGVVITDKPVAEYVPLAKNGDAVVTQYTMTTLEELGLLKMDFLGLRNLSVIRDAEEMIAEKQPGFKIEDIPIDDPAVYRMLSEGKTDGVFQFESGGMRNVIAQLGPEKIEDLIAVISLYRPGPMESIPRYIENRHNPAKVTYRHPLLKGILDVTYGCIVYQEQVMQVFRTLAGYSLGRADIVRRAMSKKKKDVMEREREIFLHGLTDENGNVEVEGCARRGVDEQTAAAIFGEMESFASYAFNKSHAAAYALLSYQTAWLKCHYPKQYMAALMTSVLDNNNKLSAYIAECLRLKIRVLPPHVNESAAGFTVSGPDIRFGLVAVRNLGRGFIDGLVKEREQNGKYRSFFDFVRRVYDGINRRTLESLIKCGALDGLGANRRQMLSGSDAALDFLDADKKRNVEGQIGFFDSAEQSGTEEFRLEDLPDLPPSDKLAMEKEVTGLYLSGHPMAEYADAYETLHAVRLSEVRESAQDGGGAVKDGDRVTVLGILTKVRMKVTKSNSTMAFAMVEDMFGSMEMLVFPRTLSEYAEWIAEGKILLIEATVSVREDEETKLICESVRPAPPASGEPTRQSGGKQCPPGLYLKVSSETSPQYEKAKKYLAVFDGSTPLYVFFADSRRLYHAPIAMRVALNDVLIRELRKLLGGKNVAIVGDWEQ; encoded by the coding sequence TTGTTTGTCCATCTTCATGTTCACAGTGAATACAGCCTGCTGGACGGGGCCTGCCGCATCGAAAAGCTGGTGGAAACAGCGGCGGAGCGGGGAGCTCCGGCGGTGGCGGTGACGGACCACGGCGTGATGTACGGCGCGGTCGATTTTTATAAGGCGGCGAAAAAACGGGGGATCAAACCGATCATCGGCTGCGAGGTCTATGTCGCTCAGCGCACGCGGTTTGACCGGGTTCACGGTCTGGACTCCGAGCACAGGCATCTCGTTCTGCTCTGCGAAAACAATATAGGATACCAGAACCTGATCGCGCTGGTGTCCCGCTCCTGGACGGAGGGCTTCTACTCCAAGCCCCGCGTCGATCTTGATTTGCTCCGGCAGTATCACGAGGGATTGATTGCCCTTTCCGCCTGTCTCGCGGGTGAAATTCCGCGCGATCTGACGGCGGGGGATTACGACGCGGCGAAGGCCGCCGCCCTGCGCTACGAAGAGATTTTCGGGCATGGGAATTTTTATCTGGAGCTGCAGGATCACGGCCTTCGCGAGCAGAAGCTCATCAACCCGTCAATCCGGCAGATTTCCAGGGAAACGGGAATTCCGCTGATCCTGACCAACGACTGCCATTACATCCGCCCTCAGGACAGTGAGATGCACCGCATCCTGCTCTGCATCCAGACCAATCACACCGTCGAGGACAAGGACGGCATGGAGTTCGGCAGCGACCAGTTCTATTTCAAGACGGAAGAGGAAATGCGCTCGCTGTTTCCCGACTGCCCCGAGGCGGCGGACAACACTGTCAAAATCGCGGAGCGCTGCAATGTGGAATTCGAGTTCGGCAAAACAAAGCTGCCGCGGTTCGAAACGCCGGACGGGCAGGACAATGTGGTCTATTTCCGGGAAAAATGCCGGGAGGGGCTTCACAGGCATTATGGGGAGCATCCGGAAAAGAGCGTCTCCGACCGTCTGGAGTACGAGCTTGAGACCATCGAGAAGATGGGTTATGTCAACTACTATCTGATCGTTCACGATTTCGTCCGCCACGCGAAGGAGACCGGGATTCCCGTCGGCCCGGGCAGAGGCTCGGGCGCGGGAAGCCTGGCGGCCTACTGCATCGGCATCACCGGCATCGACCCGATCAAATACGATCTGCTGTTTGAGCGGTTTCTGAACCCGGAACGGGTTTCCATGCCGGACTTCGACATCGATTTTTCGGACGAGCGCCGCTCGGAGATGATCGACTATGTCGTAAACAAATACGGCGCCGACCACGTCGCCCAGATCGTCACGTTCGGCACCATGGCGGCGAGGGGCTCCATCCGCGATGTGGGGCGCGCGATGGCGATTCCCTACGCGCAGGTGGACGCCGTTGCCAAGCTGGTCCCGTCGGAGCTGAATATCACGCTGGACAAGGCGCTTCAGGTTTCTTCGGAATTCCGGCAGAAGTACGACACGGACCCACAGGTCCGCGCGCTGATCGACATGGCGCGCCAGCTGGAAGGAATGCCGCGCAACGCCTCAACGCACGCCGCGGGCGTGGTCATCACGGACAAGCCGGTGGCGGAGTATGTGCCGCTCGCGAAAAACGGGGACGCCGTCGTCACGCAGTACACCATGACGACTCTGGAGGAGCTCGGCCTTCTGAAGATGGACTTTCTCGGTCTGCGCAATCTGTCGGTGATCCGCGACGCGGAGGAAATGATCGCGGAAAAGCAGCCGGGGTTCAAAATCGAGGACATTCCGATCGACGACCCGGCGGTTTACCGGATGCTGTCCGAGGGGAAGACGGACGGCGTGTTCCAGTTCGAATCCGGCGGAATGCGCAATGTGATCGCACAGCTTGGACCGGAAAAGATCGAGGATCTGATCGCGGTGATCTCTCTTTATCGCCCCGGCCCGATGGAGTCGATCCCCCGGTATATTGAAAACAGGCACAATCCCGCGAAGGTGACCTACCGCCACCCGCTTTTAAAGGGGATCCTCGACGTCACCTACGGCTGTATCGTCTATCAGGAACAGGTGATGCAGGTTTTCCGCACGCTGGCAGGGTATTCGCTCGGCCGGGCGGACATCGTGCGCCGCGCGATGAGCAAGAAGAAAAAGGACGTCATGGAGCGCGAACGCGAAATCTTCCTGCACGGCCTTACGGACGAAAACGGCAACGTCGAGGTGGAAGGGTGCGCGCGCCGCGGCGTGGATGAGCAGACGGCGGCGGCAATCTTCGGGGAGATGGAGAGCTTCGCTTCCTACGCGTTCAACAAATCCCACGCGGCCGCTTACGCGCTGCTGAGTTACCAGACCGCGTGGCTCAAGTGCCACTACCCGAAGCAGTACATGGCGGCGCTGATGACCAGCGTGCTGGACAACAACAATAAGCTGTCCGCCTATATTGCGGAATGTCTGCGGCTGAAGATCCGCGTGCTGCCGCCGCACGTCAACGAGAGCGCCGCGGGTTTTACCGTTTCCGGTCCGGATATCCGTTTCGGGTTGGTCGCGGTGCGCAATCTGGGGCGCGGGTTCATCGACGGCCTGGTGAAAGAACGGGAACAAAACGGGAAATACCGTTCCTTCTTTGACTTTGTGCGCCGCGTGTACGACGGGATCAACCGCAGGACTCTGGAAAGCCTGATCAAATGCGGTGCGCTGGACGGCCTCGGCGCCAACCGGCGCCAGATGCTCTCCGGCTCGGACGCCGCGCTCGATTTTCTTGACGCCGACAAAAAACGCAATGTGGAGGGGCAGATCGGATTCTTTGATTCCGCCGAACAATCCGGAACGGAGGAATTCCGGCTTGAAGATCTGCCGGATCTCCCTCCTTCCGACAAGCTGGCAATGGAGAAGGAAGTCACAGGGCTGTATCTTTCCGGGCATCCGATGGCGGAGTACGCCGACGCTTATGAAACCCTGCATGCCGTAAGGCTCAGTGAAGTGCGGGAGAGCGCGCAGGACGGGGGAGGCGCCGTCAAGGACGGGGACAGGGTCACGGTGCTCGGCATCCTGACAAAAGTCCGGATGAAGGTGACGAAAAGCAACAGCACCATGGCTTTTGCCATGGTGGAGGATATGTTCGGTTCCATGGAGATGCTGGTTTTTCCAAGGACGCTTTCCGAATATGCGGAATGGATCGCGGAGGGAAAAATTTTGCTGATCGAGGCGACCGTCAGCGTCCGCGAGGACGAAGAGACAAAGCTGATCTGCGAGTCCGTCAGACCCGCGCCGCCGGCTTCCGGCGAACCGACGCGGCAGTCCGGCGGGAAACAATGCCCTCCCGGCCTTTATCTGAAGGTGTCGTCGGAAACCAGCCCGCAGTATGAGAAGGCGAAAAAATATCTGGCCGTATTTGACGGTTCCACGCCGCTTTATGTCTTTTTTGCGGATTCCCGCCGGCTGTATCACGCGCCGATTGCGATGCGGGTTGCCCTGAATGACGTTCTGATCCGGGAGCTGCGGAAGCTGCTGGGCGGGAAGAATGTTGCCATTGTGGGCGATTGGGAACAATAA
- the pfkA gene encoding 6-phosphofructokinase, with translation MSSKAIAVLTSGGDAPGMNAAVRAVVRTGLFYGVRVMGIQRGFNGLLSGEVVEMNLRSVSDIIHRGGTILYTARSPEFNTPAGVQQAASTCRSLGIDGVVVIGGDGSFRGARDLTESGIRCIGIPGTIDNDIASSEYTIGFDTAMNTAVQMVDRLRDTMESHDRCSVVQVMGRRCGDIALQTGIAVGATSILVPEVPYDFQKDIIDRMRFTQKTGKKHFIIIVAEGVGGVEKLARDIQEATGIESRATILGHVQRGGSPTLRDRVVGSAMGSLAATLLYKGKGNRVIVMRGGQIVDLDITEALAMKREFDMNLYEVAHRVSI, from the coding sequence ATGTCTTCGAAGGCGATTGCCGTTTTGACCAGCGGTGGCGACGCACCCGGCATGAACGCCGCCGTGCGTGCGGTGGTCCGCACCGGATTGTTCTACGGTGTGAGGGTCATGGGGATTCAGCGCGGGTTCAACGGTCTGCTCAGCGGAGAAGTCGTTGAAATGAATCTGAGAAGCGTGTCGGACATCATTCACCGAGGCGGTACGATTTTATATACGGCGCGCAGCCCGGAGTTCAATACGCCCGCGGGCGTTCAGCAGGCGGCTTCCACCTGCCGCAGCCTGGGGATCGACGGCGTGGTGGTGATCGGCGGCGACGGTTCCTTCCGGGGTGCGAGGGACCTGACGGAATCAGGAATCCGCTGTATCGGCATTCCGGGAACCATCGACAATGACATCGCGTCCAGTGAGTACACCATCGGGTTCGACACAGCCATGAATACCGCGGTTCAAATGGTGGACCGGCTCAGGGATACAATGGAATCCCACGATCGCTGCAGCGTTGTGCAGGTGATGGGCCGCCGCTGCGGAGATATCGCGCTGCAGACGGGCATTGCGGTCGGCGCCACCAGCATTCTGGTCCCGGAAGTCCCGTACGATTTTCAGAAGGACATTATCGACCGCATGCGCTTTACCCAGAAAACCGGGAAGAAGCATTTCATTATTATCGTCGCGGAAGGCGTCGGCGGCGTGGAAAAGCTGGCGCGGGACATTCAGGAGGCGACCGGCATTGAATCCAGGGCAACCATCCTGGGCCACGTTCAGCGCGGCGGCTCCCCGACTCTGCGCGACCGCGTGGTCGGCAGCGCGATGGGTTCCCTTGCTGCCACCCTGCTGTACAAGGGCAAGGGCAACCGCGTGATTGTAATGCGGGGCGGCCAGATCGTCGACCTGGATATCACGGAGGCGCTGGCAATGAAGCGCGAGTTCGATATGAATCTGTACGAAGTCGCACACCGGGTTTCCATCTGA
- a CDS encoding homoserine dehydrogenase codes for MVEIAVMGYGTVGSGVVEVLDKHAESIAGRAKEQIHVKYILDLRDFPGSPYEQKFVKSFDQILNDSNVKIVVEVLGGLHPAFDYVKACLENGKSVVTSNKELVAAKGAELLKIAQKNNLNFLFEASVGGGIPIIRPISQCLAANEVVEIAGILNGTTNFILTKMIREKTTLADTLALAQRLGYAERNPAADIEGLDACRKICILASLAYGKHVYPEQVHTEGISGIRLEDIEYAAAWGGVIKLIGQVRMMENGKIQIIVCPMFLSRDSQLANVDDVFNGILVRGDSTGDVVFYGKGAGKFPTASAVVADVIDCVKHFKARKYLFWDDGSPDYVESYLDNRVSLFVRASTDHETLAFQNVENKLGPVTRLFRGAREPGEIAFVTRKAPEREIRQGLRDLSGLGVQIQNVVRIGEL; via the coding sequence ATGGTGGAAATAGCGGTTATGGGTTATGGCACCGTAGGTTCCGGCGTTGTAGAGGTGCTGGATAAACACGCGGAAAGCATCGCCGGGCGCGCCAAGGAACAGATCCATGTAAAATATATTCTTGATTTGAGGGATTTTCCGGGAAGTCCCTATGAGCAGAAATTTGTGAAATCATTTGATCAAATTTTAAATGATTCCAATGTCAAAATTGTAGTAGAGGTCCTGGGCGGGTTGCATCCGGCCTTTGATTATGTGAAGGCCTGCCTTGAAAATGGAAAGAGCGTTGTGACTTCCAATAAGGAACTGGTTGCCGCAAAGGGAGCGGAGCTGCTGAAAATCGCGCAGAAAAACAATCTGAACTTTTTGTTTGAGGCCAGCGTCGGCGGCGGTATCCCGATCATCCGCCCGATCAGCCAATGCCTTGCGGCGAACGAGGTGGTCGAGATTGCGGGAATTCTGAACGGGACCACCAATTTTATTCTGACCAAAATGATCCGGGAAAAAACCACTTTGGCCGACACGCTCGCACTTGCGCAGAGACTGGGTTATGCGGAGCGCAATCCCGCCGCCGACATCGAGGGGCTGGACGCCTGCAGAAAAATATGCATTCTGGCATCTCTTGCCTATGGGAAACATGTTTATCCGGAACAGGTACATACGGAGGGAATTTCAGGAATCCGTCTCGAGGATATTGAGTACGCCGCCGCCTGGGGCGGCGTCATCAAGCTGATCGGGCAGGTCAGAATGATGGAAAACGGGAAAATACAGATTATTGTCTGCCCGATGTTTCTGTCGAGGGACAGTCAGCTTGCCAACGTGGACGATGTTTTCAACGGCATCCTGGTGCGCGGCGATTCCACCGGGGATGTGGTCTTCTATGGGAAAGGCGCCGGCAAGTTCCCAACCGCCAGCGCGGTTGTCGCCGATGTGATCGATTGCGTCAAGCATTTTAAGGCACGGAAATATCTTTTCTGGGACGACGGTTCTCCGGATTATGTGGAGAGCTATCTCGACAACCGCGTGTCTCTGTTTGTGCGTGCTTCGACGGACCACGAAACACTGGCGTTTCAGAATGTTGAAAACAAACTTGGTCCGGTAACCCGCTTGTTCCGCGGAGCGCGGGAACCGGGAGAAATTGCTTTTGTGACAAGAAAGGCTCCGGAAAGAGAAATACGGCAGGGTCTCCGGGACCTGTCCGGATTGGGAGTCCAGATACAAAATGTGGTCCGGATCGGCGAACTGTAA
- the rapZ gene encoding RNase adapter RapZ, with protein MEFLIVTGLSGAGKSRAMDALEDIGFYCADNIPPKLIPTFYELSRQAKGSLSHVAVVTDIRGGDMFSSLLETLDQMKSDSKEYKLLFLDANDYVLVNRFKETRRKHPLADNCLGSLEQAVRLERDVLRPVKERADYVIDTSLLSPAQLKKRISGLFLGDASDALMIHCISFGFKYGVPAEADLVFDVRCLPNPYYVEELKNLTGLDEPVRSYVMKWDQTKGFVRRFLDLIDYMIPLYCGEGKSQLVIAVGCTGGHHRSVTLTELLYNHLLQQNLRTSVNHRDIQKQ; from the coding sequence ATGGAATTTTTGATCGTGACCGGACTGTCCGGGGCTGGGAAATCCCGCGCGATGGACGCGCTGGAGGACATCGGTTTCTACTGCGCGGACAATATTCCCCCAAAGCTGATCCCGACCTTTTACGAGCTTTCCCGGCAGGCGAAAGGATCCCTGTCGCACGTGGCGGTCGTGACGGATATCCGGGGCGGAGACATGTTCTCCAGCCTGCTGGAAACGCTGGATCAGATGAAATCGGACAGCAAGGAATATAAGCTGCTGTTCTTGGATGCGAACGATTACGTTCTGGTCAATCGCTTTAAAGAGACGAGGCGCAAGCACCCGCTGGCGGACAACTGCCTCGGTTCGCTGGAGCAGGCGGTCCGGCTGGAACGCGACGTGCTTCGCCCCGTGAAAGAGCGCGCCGATTATGTCATCGATACCTCGCTGCTTTCCCCGGCGCAGCTGAAAAAGCGGATTTCCGGGCTGTTCCTGGGGGACGCTTCCGATGCCCTGATGATCCATTGTATCTCGTTCGGATTCAAATACGGCGTTCCGGCGGAGGCGGACCTTGTTTTCGACGTGCGGTGCCTTCCCAACCCGTATTATGTGGAGGAACTGAAAAATCTGACGGGTCTGGACGAGCCGGTGCGCAGTTACGTGATGAAATGGGACCAGACCAAAGGCTTTGTCCGCCGGTTTCTGGACCTGATCGACTACATGATCCCGCTCTACTGCGGCGAGGGCAAAAGCCAGCTTGTCATCGCCGTCGGCTGCACCGGCGGGCATCACCGCTCCGTCACGCTCACGGAGCTTCTGTACAATCACCTGCTGCAGCAGAATCTGCGGACAAGCGTCAACCACAGGGATATTCAGAAACAGTGA
- the murB gene encoding UDP-N-acetylmuramate dehydrogenase, with protein MNLLEELEQSARKLECETYRDEPMSRHTTFRIGGPADLFLVVNDRQALREVCRKARELEIGLFPLGNGSNLLVSDAGIRGAVVSLGSGFQKIEPCEGHELECGAGVSLGGLCKFAQRHSLSGMEFAWGIPGSVGGAAFMNAGAYEHSVSEAISACSHVSPQGTAGILKGEDLCFGYRQSAYTGNGCIITSVRLRLRPGDPERISSEMQELYQRRKSKQPLEMPSAGSIFKRPPGHYAGTLIEQCGLKGRRVGGAMVSEKHAGFIVNAGGATCGDVLRLIGIIQETVFRETGVRLECEVKQIG; from the coding sequence TTGAATCTTTTGGAAGAACTGGAACAGTCGGCGAGAAAACTGGAATGCGAAACCTATCGGGACGAGCCGATGAGCCGTCATACGACCTTCCGGATCGGCGGCCCGGCGGACCTGTTCCTTGTCGTGAACGACAGGCAGGCGCTTCGTGAAGTCTGCCGGAAGGCGCGGGAACTGGAGATAGGCCTCTTTCCGCTCGGAAACGGCTCCAATCTGCTTGTCAGCGACGCCGGAATCCGGGGAGCCGTCGTTTCCCTCGGAAGTGGATTCCAGAAGATTGAACCGTGCGAGGGACATGAACTGGAGTGCGGGGCCGGGGTCTCGCTGGGCGGGCTGTGCAAATTTGCGCAGCGCCATTCCCTGAGCGGGATGGAGTTTGCCTGGGGAATCCCGGGCTCTGTGGGCGGAGCCGCCTTTATGAACGCCGGTGCCTATGAGCATTCCGTGTCGGAGGCGATCAGCGCGTGCAGCCATGTTTCCCCGCAGGGAACGGCGGGAATTTTAAAGGGAGAAGACCTTTGCTTTGGCTATCGCCAAAGCGCCTATACGGGCAATGGCTGTATCATCACGTCCGTCCGCCTGAGGCTGAGGCCGGGTGATCCGGAGCGGATTTCCTCCGAGATGCAGGAGCTGTACCAGCGGAGAAAATCCAAACAGCCGCTTGAAATGCCCAGCGCCGGCAGCATATTCAAGCGGCCGCCCGGACACTATGCGGGCACCCTGATCGAGCAGTGCGGCCTGAAAGGCCGGCGCGTCGGAGGGGCGATGGTCAGCGAAAAGCACGCCGGCTTCATCGTCAACGCGGGGGGCGCCACCTGCGGCGACGTGCTGCGGCTGATTGGGATCATTCAGGAAACCGTATTTCGGGAAACCGGAGTCCGGCTGGAATGCGAAGTGAAACAGATTGGATGA
- a CDS encoding transglycosylase domain-containing protein — translation MRKTDISQYAGGQSVGKKDVSTAKSVFKMILRGIATVLAVLAVSGTIVSVSLFSYIYGLKNESVDYDLHKLQLNYTSFIYVNGSGDDASNPVKYQSLYSSENRIWVDYDKIPKAMKDAIVAIEDKRYWEHKGVDWKRTFSAVVNLFNFFQSDGSSYGGSTITQQLIKNVTGENEVSLTRKVKEIFRAMNLEKKYSKEEILGAYLNVVPFGSGCNGVQTAANLYFGKNIQDCDIAQCAAIAGITQNPTAYSPLTHPDKNRERQQTVLTAMHDQKKITDDEYQAAMKESENMKFVGKKTEDVVDENSVWNWYTEAMFEDVKTSLMETYSCSSDKAVDMIYHGGLKIYSAMDSDLQSIAEGVFNGSKAFPAAYPNLQGGYVAMDYSGRVLSVVGARGKKESNRLFNMATDAKRQPGSSIKPLAVYGPAINAGLINYSSLVNDEPVPNWKDGKSGPANWDNKYHGIITVEKALEQSYNAASVQVDKLLTPNISFNFLREKLGFTSLEPADNTLAAMAVGGMTQGITVEEMTAGFQMFGNGGKYYKPYTFYYIEDHDGNVIVDNRDEVPTQAISSVASTIVHKLLNNVMQHGTGITANISGWDVFGKTGTTNDNKDSWFVGGTSYAVAGVWTGYRTPKVLNSKYETPVAKAVWKAIMTQYLKDREKKSFDLDQNVIPYKFCVESGLLANPGVCTETKTGWYDKNNLPAICSLDHGTAGSEPESSSSGTASPGSSGGNSQWESSAPESGDVSSKASESHPRKNTSKPENQQWRQDSITPGG, via the coding sequence ATGAGAAAAACCGACATCAGTCAGTATGCCGGCGGTCAGAGCGTTGGCAAGAAGGACGTTTCAACCGCTAAATCTGTTTTTAAAATGATTCTTCGGGGGATTGCGACAGTGCTTGCAGTACTTGCCGTCTCTGGGACGATTGTCTCGGTTTCCCTGTTTTCTTACATTTACGGTTTAAAAAATGAATCGGTGGATTATGATCTGCACAAGCTGCAGCTCAACTATACCAGTTTTATCTATGTGAACGGATCGGGAGACGACGCGTCCAACCCGGTGAAATACCAGAGTCTGTACAGCAGCGAGAACCGCATTTGGGTTGATTACGACAAGATTCCGAAGGCCATGAAGGATGCGATCGTCGCGATTGAGGACAAGCGCTATTGGGAACATAAGGGGGTCGACTGGAAAAGAACCTTCAGCGCGGTGGTCAATCTTTTCAATTTTTTTCAATCGGACGGCAGCAGCTACGGCGGTTCGACGATCACGCAGCAGCTGATTAAGAATGTTACAGGTGAAAATGAAGTCAGCCTGACGCGTAAAGTGAAGGAAATTTTCCGTGCAATGAACCTTGAGAAAAAATATTCCAAAGAAGAAATCCTCGGGGCTTATTTAAATGTCGTTCCTTTCGGCAGCGGGTGCAACGGAGTCCAAACAGCGGCCAACCTTTATTTCGGCAAAAATATTCAGGACTGCGACATCGCCCAATGCGCGGCAATTGCGGGTATCACTCAAAATCCCACGGCCTATTCGCCGCTGACTCACCCTGATAAGAACAGGGAGCGCCAGCAGACGGTTCTCACGGCCATGCACGACCAGAAGAAGATCACGGATGACGAGTACCAGGCGGCCATGAAGGAATCCGAAAACATGAAATTCGTCGGGAAAAAGACCGAGGACGTCGTTGACGAGAACTCGGTCTGGAACTGGTATACGGAAGCGATGTTTGAGGATGTCAAGACCAGCCTGATGGAGACCTACAGCTGTTCTTCGGACAAAGCGGTCGATATGATCTACCACGGCGGGCTTAAAATTTATTCCGCGATGGATTCGGATCTTCAAAGCATTGCGGAAGGGGTATTCAATGGCTCGAAGGCTTTTCCCGCCGCTTATCCGAATCTTCAGGGCGGCTATGTGGCGATGGACTACAGCGGCCGCGTTCTCTCGGTTGTGGGTGCCAGGGGGAAAAAGGAAAGCAACCGCCTGTTCAATATGGCAACCGATGCCAAGCGCCAGCCGGGATCCTCGATTAAGCCGCTGGCCGTTTACGGCCCTGCGATCAACGCGGGTCTCATCAATTATTCTTCCCTGGTCAACGACGAGCCGGTCCCGAACTGGAAAGACGGGAAGTCGGGGCCTGCCAACTGGGACAACAAGTATCACGGAATCATTACGGTGGAAAAAGCGCTGGAACAATCTTATAATGCCGCGTCCGTCCAGGTCGACAAGCTCTTGACCCCAAATATCAGTTTTAATTTCCTCAGGGAAAAGCTGGGGTTCACGTCGCTGGAGCCTGCGGACAATACGCTTGCGGCCATGGCCGTCGGCGGGATGACGCAGGGCATTACGGTCGAGGAGATGACCGCCGGCTTTCAGATGTTTGGAAACGGAGGGAAATATTACAAGCCTTATACGTTTTATTATATTGAGGACCATGACGGCAACGTGATCGTTGATAACCGGGACGAAGTGCCGACGCAGGCAATCTCCTCCGTGGCTTCGACGATCGTTCACAAGCTGCTGAATAACGTGATGCAGCATGGGACGGGCATTACCGCCAATATCAGCGGATGGGATGTTTTCGGCAAAACGGGAACAACCAATGATAACAAAGACAGCTGGTTTGTCGGCGGAACCTCCTATGCGGTTGCCGGAGTGTGGACGGGATACAGAACGCCGAAAGTGCTGAACAGCAAGTATGAAACGCCGGTGGCGAAAGCCGTCTGGAAAGCGATTATGACGCAGTACCTCAAAGACAGGGAGAAGAAGAGCTTCGACCTGGATCAAAATGTGATTCCCTATAAATTCTGCGTGGAAAGCGGGCTTTTGGCAAATCCGGGAGTTTGTACCGAGACGAAAACAGGCTGGTATGATAAAAACAATCTCCCTGCAATATGCAGCCTGGATCACGGAACAGCCGGTTCGGAACCGGAGAGTTCCTCTTCGGGGACGGCGTCGCCGGGGTCTTCGGGAGGAAATTCACAGTGGGAATCATCCGCCCCGGAGAGCGGAGACGTTTCTTCAAAAGCTTCGGAGTCGCATCCGCGGAAGAATACTTCGAAGCCGGAAAATCAACAATGGCGTCAGGACAGCATTACGCCCGGAGGATGA
- the whiA gene encoding DNA-binding protein WhiA: MSFSSETKRELCRIEAADCCQKAESYGILLFGRSFSPLSVSLTTESRETAERAAELVARTAGVCADISVSSPRRGDRRSSYTVSVPGENQIEQVLHQFGHTGREINLRINLANLENDCCRSAFLRGVFLSCGTVTDPSRDYRLEFVVPYRNLARDLTAFLKDIFELDATPGVISRKGSLVVYLKGGEHVADLLTFLGAGGAAMELIQVRMLKEVRNDVNRKTNFEAANLSKTASAAASQMMALEKIFACGGMSALPEELRDLALLRYRNPDLSLRELGRSLNPPLSRSGVNHRLRRILELADRLPQKAGGATAEENHPAGGA; encoded by the coding sequence ATGTCTTTTTCTTCGGAGACAAAAAGAGAGCTTTGCCGCATTGAGGCGGCGGATTGCTGCCAAAAGGCGGAAAGCTACGGGATCCTGCTGTTCGGCAGAAGCTTTTCTCCGCTTTCCGTCTCGCTGACGACGGAAAGCAGGGAAACGGCCGAACGGGCGGCGGAACTTGTCGCCCGCACAGCCGGCGTCTGTGCGGACATATCCGTTTCTTCCCCGCGGCGCGGGGACAGGCGGAGCTCCTATACGGTTTCGGTGCCGGGGGAAAATCAGATTGAGCAGGTGCTTCATCAATTCGGCCACACGGGCCGCGAAATCAATCTTCGGATCAACCTTGCCAATCTGGAAAACGACTGCTGCCGCTCCGCTTTTCTCCGCGGGGTGTTCCTCTCCTGCGGCACGGTGACCGACCCTTCCAGGGACTACCGGCTGGAATTTGTGGTGCCCTATCGGAATCTTGCCCGGGACCTCACGGCGTTTTTAAAGGATATTTTCGAACTGGACGCGACCCCCGGCGTGATTAGCCGGAAGGGCTCGCTTGTCGTTTATCTGAAGGGCGGCGAACATGTCGCCGACCTGCTGACCTTTCTCGGAGCCGGAGGGGCCGCGATGGAGCTGATCCAGGTCCGCATGCTGAAGGAAGTCCGCAACGACGTGAACCGAAAGACGAATTTCGAGGCCGCGAATCTTTCGAAAACCGCGTCTGCCGCCGCCAGCCAGATGATGGCTTTGGAGAAGATCTTCGCCTGCGGCGGCATGTCGGCGCTGCCGGAAGAGCTGCGGGACCTGGCCCTTCTGCGCTACCGGAATCCGGACCTGTCCCTGCGGGAGCTTGGGCGGAGCCTGAATCCGCCGCTCAGCCGGTCCGGAGTCAACCACAGGCTGCGCCGCATTCTGGAGCTTGCGGACCGCCTGCCCCAAAAAGCGGGCGGAGCGACGGCGGAGGAGAATCACCCGGCCGGGGGCGCCTGA